The following proteins come from a genomic window of Bacteroidales bacterium:
- a CDS encoding prolyl-tRNA synthetase associated domain-containing protein gives MVGDQKLYEILAELGIPFEYYEHPPGDTIEKALKYWKDIDSTHCKNIFFRNHKGNRHYLVILEHSRQLDIHDLEKRLRQGKLTFASPERMQKYLGLTPGSVSLFGLIHDQEDHVHVFFDEALLKAKRLSFHPNLNTASLVIAYDDMIRFLTWAGNTYEFLKLYDD, from the coding sequence ATGGTAGGCGATCAGAAACTTTACGAGATCCTGGCTGAGCTGGGGATTCCCTTTGAATACTACGAGCACCCGCCGGGCGATACCATCGAAAAGGCCCTGAAATACTGGAAGGACATTGATTCGACGCACTGCAAGAACATTTTTTTCCGCAACCACAAGGGCAACCGTCATTACCTGGTGATCCTGGAGCACAGCCGCCAGCTAGATATTCATGACCTGGAGAAACGGCTCAGGCAGGGTAAGCTCACCTTTGCCTCTCCGGAGCGGATGCAGAAATACCTGGGTCTGACACCCGGGTCGGTATCCCTGTTCGGTCTCATCCACGATCAGGAGGATCACGTCCACGTTTTTTTCGACGAGGCCCTGTTGAAGGCCAAACGGCTCAGTTTCCACCCGAATCTTAACACCGCCAGCCTGGTCATTGCTTACGATGATATGATCCGATTCCTGACCTGGGCCGGAAATACGTACGAGTTTTTGAAATTGTACGATGATTAA